In Leifsonia sp. ZF2019, a genomic segment contains:
- a CDS encoding alpha/beta fold hydrolase, whose product MTSPVRLHVTRHPGDDPVLLVHGFATTGALTWQSTGWVDALAAGGRGALVPDLRGHGASDAPHDPAAYSPALLAADLLAALDQEGLGTVDVIGYSMGSWASLALAGLVPEIAPGRVRRLVVGGIGTVEQFAHWGVAAVQAAIRDGVDVPDPGFALGPLLASLRRAPGIDTEALAACVEGMAQHPLALGPVGIPTLLVAGDVDPVAEDAGDAARLLGAELVRIPRRDHITTLSARAFKQAALPFLGIPASL is encoded by the coding sequence ATGACCAGCCCCGTCCGCCTTCACGTCACCCGCCATCCCGGCGACGACCCCGTCCTGCTCGTGCACGGGTTCGCCACGACCGGCGCACTGACCTGGCAGTCGACAGGCTGGGTGGATGCGCTCGCCGCCGGAGGCCGGGGCGCCCTCGTGCCCGATCTCCGGGGGCACGGTGCCAGCGACGCGCCCCACGATCCGGCGGCGTATTCCCCGGCCCTGCTCGCGGCCGACCTCCTGGCCGCACTCGACCAGGAGGGTCTCGGCACGGTCGACGTCATCGGCTACTCGATGGGGAGCTGGGCGTCCCTCGCGCTCGCAGGACTCGTGCCCGAGATCGCGCCGGGGCGTGTGCGCCGCCTCGTGGTCGGCGGCATCGGCACCGTCGAGCAGTTCGCGCACTGGGGCGTCGCCGCGGTGCAGGCGGCCATCCGGGACGGCGTCGACGTGCCCGATCCGGGATTCGCCCTCGGCCCGTTGCTGGCGTCCCTCCGCCGTGCTCCGGGCATCGACACGGAGGCGCTGGCGGCGTGCGTCGAGGGCATGGCGCAGCATCCGCTCGCGCTCGGCCCGGTGGGGATCCCGACGCTGCTCGTCGCGGGAGATGTCGATCCGGTCGCCGAGGACGCCGGAGACGCCGCACGTCTCCTCGGGGCGGAGCTCGTCCGCATCCCGCGCCGCGACCACATCACCACGCTCAGCGCCCGCGCCTTCAAGCAGGCTGCGCTCCCATTCCTGGGGATTCCCGCCAGCCTGTAG
- a CDS encoding Lrp/AsnC family transcriptional regulator codes for MIDKLDADLIALLTAEPRLGVFEASRRLGVARGTVQARLDRLQHSGVVKDFAPTIDSERLGYPVTAFVTAEVAQGDWRVTVVDHLRGIPEVLEVHTITGSGDLLIRAVARSNADLQRVIDRIVGGPGITRTSTVIALATTIDHRSVPLVQSAASDRN; via the coding sequence ATGATCGACAAGCTGGACGCCGACCTGATCGCACTCCTCACGGCGGAGCCACGGCTGGGCGTCTTCGAAGCCTCCCGCCGCCTGGGGGTCGCCCGAGGGACGGTGCAGGCCCGTCTCGACCGCCTGCAGCACTCGGGGGTCGTGAAGGATTTCGCGCCGACGATCGACAGCGAGAGGCTCGGCTATCCGGTCACGGCGTTCGTGACGGCCGAGGTGGCGCAGGGCGATTGGCGAGTGACCGTCGTCGACCACCTGCGCGGCATCCCCGAGGTGCTCGAGGTCCACACGATCACCGGCTCGGGCGACCTGCTGATCCGCGCGGTCGCCCGTTCGAACGCCGACCTGCAGCGGGTGATCGACCGCATCGTCGGAGGGCCGGGGATCACGCGGACCTCGACCGTCATCGCGCTGGCCACCACCATCGACCACCGATCGGTGCCCCTGGTGCAGTCGGCGGCATCGGACCGGAACTGA
- a CDS encoding NAD-dependent succinate-semialdehyde dehydrogenase, giving the protein MDENALLERVPDGLFIGGEWSPGSAGTFAVYDPATGALIKTIADASPEDGARALDAAVAAADDWAATPPRTRGEILRRAFDLLQERREEFALLMTLEMGKPLAEANGEVTYGGEFLRWFSEEAVRISGRYGTNPEGTGRMIVSQHPVGPSFLITPWNFPLAMATRKIAPALAAGCTVVVKPAELTPLTTLYFARLLEDAGLPAGVLNVITTSTSGRVSAPIIADPRLRKLSFTGSTEVGRKLLQQASENVLRTSMELGGNAPFVVFEDADLDKAVEGAMLAKFRNIGEACTAANRFIVHEDVADEFARRVTERVEGMRVGRGTEDGVTIGPLINSDAVDKAAELVADAVARGASVLTGGSRVEGEGTFYEPTVVTDVQAGSDILRQEIFGPVLSIVRFSTEDEAVATANDTEYGLVSYVFTRDLARGQRMIERLQTGMMGLNVGVVSNAAAPFGGVKQSGLGREGGLEGIHEYLSTKYTLTPDPFGA; this is encoded by the coding sequence ATGGATGAGAACGCCCTGCTCGAGCGCGTCCCCGACGGACTGTTCATCGGAGGGGAGTGGTCACCCGGCTCGGCCGGGACCTTCGCGGTCTACGATCCCGCCACCGGCGCCCTGATCAAGACGATCGCGGACGCCTCCCCGGAGGACGGAGCCCGCGCCCTCGACGCGGCGGTGGCGGCGGCGGACGACTGGGCGGCGACTCCTCCGCGCACGCGCGGCGAGATCCTGCGCCGCGCGTTCGACCTGCTGCAGGAGCGCCGCGAGGAGTTCGCGCTGCTGATGACGCTCGAGATGGGCAAGCCGCTGGCCGAGGCCAACGGCGAGGTCACCTACGGCGGCGAGTTCCTCCGCTGGTTCTCCGAGGAGGCCGTGCGCATCTCCGGCCGTTACGGCACCAACCCCGAGGGCACCGGACGGATGATCGTCTCGCAGCACCCTGTGGGCCCGAGCTTCCTGATCACGCCCTGGAACTTCCCGCTGGCGATGGCGACGCGCAAGATCGCGCCGGCACTCGCCGCAGGCTGCACCGTCGTCGTGAAGCCGGCCGAGCTGACCCCGCTCACTACGCTGTACTTCGCCCGGCTGCTGGAGGACGCCGGACTGCCCGCGGGTGTTCTCAACGTGATCACGACTTCCACCTCCGGCCGGGTGTCGGCCCCGATCATCGCCGATCCCCGCCTCCGCAAGCTGTCGTTCACGGGCTCGACCGAGGTCGGCAGGAAGCTCCTCCAGCAGGCGTCGGAGAACGTGCTGCGCACCTCGATGGAGCTCGGCGGCAACGCGCCGTTCGTCGTGTTCGAGGACGCCGACCTCGACAAGGCGGTCGAGGGCGCGATGCTCGCCAAGTTCCGCAACATCGGCGAGGCCTGCACGGCCGCCAACCGGTTCATCGTCCACGAGGACGTCGCCGACGAGTTCGCCCGCCGGGTCACCGAACGCGTCGAGGGGATGCGCGTCGGCCGCGGCACCGAGGACGGCGTGACCATCGGTCCGCTCATCAACTCCGACGCCGTCGACAAGGCCGCCGAGCTCGTCGCCGACGCCGTCGCGCGGGGCGCCTCCGTGCTCACCGGCGGCTCGCGGGTCGAGGGCGAGGGCACCTTCTACGAGCCGACCGTGGTCACCGACGTGCAAGCCGGGAGTGACATCCTGCGCCAGGAGATCTTCGGCCCGGTGCTCTCGATCGTGCGCTTCTCCACCGAGGACGAAGCGGTGGCCACGGCGAACGACACCGAATACGGCCTCGTCTCGTACGTCTTCACGAGGGATCTCGCGCGAGGCCAGCGGATGATCGAGCGGCTGCAGACCGGGATGATGGGTCTCAACGTCGGAGTGGTGTCGAACGCCGCCGCGCCGTTCGGCGGTGTCAAGCAGTCGGGGCTCGGACGTGAGGGCGGGCTCGAAGGCATCCACGAGTATCTGAGCACCAAGTACACGCTCACCCCGGACCCGTTCGGAGCCTGA
- a CDS encoding isochorismatase family protein, whose translation MSKALFIIDVQNDFTEGGALGVDGGAAVAAGVSRHLAEHGDEYAIVLASRDWHEGHSDNGGHFATEAEPDYVDTWPAHCVAGTRGADYHPDLDTSRVDYHVLKGQGVPAYSIFEGRTDAGSTVHNLLDEHGIDTIDVVGIATDYCVRASALDAIAHGQHVRVLTGLVAGVAPASSDVALAELAHAGAELVTAS comes from the coding sequence ATGAGCAAGGCGCTGTTCATCATCGACGTGCAGAACGACTTCACCGAAGGCGGAGCCCTCGGCGTCGACGGGGGTGCGGCGGTCGCCGCGGGTGTGAGCCGCCACCTCGCCGAGCACGGGGACGAGTACGCGATCGTGCTCGCGAGCCGGGACTGGCACGAGGGCCACAGTGACAACGGTGGACATTTCGCCACGGAGGCGGAGCCGGACTACGTCGACACCTGGCCCGCGCACTGCGTGGCGGGGACTCGCGGTGCCGACTACCACCCCGACCTCGACACCTCCCGTGTGGACTACCACGTGCTCAAGGGGCAGGGCGTGCCCGCCTACTCGATCTTCGAGGGGCGGACCGACGCCGGATCGACCGTCCACAACCTCCTGGACGAGCACGGCATCGACACCATCGATGTGGTGGGCATCGCCACGGACTACTGCGTGCGGGCGTCCGCCCTCGACGCGATCGCGCACGGTCAGCACGTGCGCGTGCTGACCGGACTGGTGGCCGGAGTCGCACCGGCGTCGTCGGATGTAGCGTTGGCGGAGCTGGCCCACGCCGGCGCGGAGCTCGTCACCGCCTCCTGA
- a CDS encoding thiamine pyrophosphate-dependent enzyme gives MPLTTLETVTVAPSGLPALLRRLYRTLATVRRIDAGARELERRGLLTGHRPVAGRDAVQVGAAAALDVTRDLAFPAARDLGVAVTTGADAAFALRSGGTRAADGSAVTHAVAWALGAKLDRTGGVALAVLGPGSTPREIDEAMTTAAVSRLPVVFVGAAGGTRVQGMPVTLVDGADVLAIHDATARALDRARRGGGPSVVEPVLPEPGAWPGRDALLVCEQRLRETGTVGDGFFADVTDAADVIAGSVLSRIRSTRTAG, from the coding sequence ATGCCTTTGACCACCCTCGAGACGGTCACCGTCGCGCCCTCCGGCCTCCCGGCGCTGCTGAGACGTCTCTACCGCACGCTGGCGACCGTCCGCCGCATCGATGCCGGCGCCCGCGAGCTGGAGCGTCGCGGACTCCTGACGGGCCACCGTCCGGTCGCGGGACGCGACGCCGTCCAGGTCGGTGCCGCCGCCGCTCTCGACGTCACGCGCGACCTGGCCTTTCCGGCGGCCCGCGATCTCGGTGTCGCCGTCACGACCGGCGCCGACGCCGCCTTCGCACTGCGGTCGGGCGGCACGCGGGCGGCGGACGGGTCCGCGGTCACGCACGCCGTCGCGTGGGCGCTCGGCGCGAAGCTCGACCGGACCGGCGGGGTCGCGCTGGCCGTCCTCGGCCCCGGGAGCACGCCGCGTGAGATCGACGAGGCCATGACCACGGCCGCCGTGTCCCGGCTCCCCGTCGTGTTCGTCGGAGCCGCCGGTGGCACGCGGGTGCAGGGGATGCCGGTCACCCTCGTCGACGGAGCCGACGTTCTCGCGATCCATGACGCGACCGCCCGCGCGCTCGACCGCGCCCGCCGCGGCGGCGGCCCGAGCGTCGTCGAGCCCGTGCTGCCCGAGCCGGGCGCCTGGCCGGGACGCGACGCGCTGCTGGTCTGCGAGCAGAGGCTCCGCGAGACCGGCACCGTCGGCGACGGCTTCTTCGCCGACGTCACCGACGCGGCCGACGTGATCGCGGGCTCTGTGCTCTCGCGGATCCGCTCCACGCGCACGGCAGGGTGA
- a CDS encoding thiolase family protein, translating into MPRTEAVIVDVVRTPSGRGKPDGELSDIHPADLLAGALIEIVNRTGIDPAVVDDVIGGCVTQSGEQAANVTRTAVLSAGFPESVPAVTVDRQCGSSQQAAAFAAQGVIAGAYDVVIACGVESMSRAPLGSNVGSASRGGALMHARYPEGLVGQGVSAELIAERWDISRAELDAFAATSHQRAAEAAAHGAFDGELVPVPTPDSGSVVADETIRPGTTAERLATLPPAFRTEELAARFPQLDWRITAGNSSPLTDGASAALIMSQEAAARLGLRPRARFHSFAVAGSDPLFMLTGILPATRTLLSRSGVRLDEIDAYEVNEAFASVPLLWQREFDADPARLNPRGGAIALGHPLGASGTRLLATLLNELEASGGRFGLQTMCEGGGTANATLIEVLR; encoded by the coding sequence ATGCCGCGCACCGAAGCCGTCATCGTCGACGTCGTCCGCACCCCGTCCGGCCGCGGAAAGCCGGACGGCGAGCTGTCCGACATCCATCCCGCCGACCTGCTCGCCGGCGCACTGATCGAGATCGTCAACCGCACGGGCATCGATCCCGCGGTCGTCGACGACGTCATCGGCGGCTGCGTGACCCAGTCGGGCGAGCAGGCCGCCAACGTCACGCGGACCGCCGTGCTCAGCGCCGGCTTCCCGGAGAGCGTCCCTGCGGTGACCGTCGACCGGCAGTGCGGCTCGAGTCAGCAGGCCGCCGCCTTCGCCGCGCAGGGCGTGATCGCGGGCGCGTACGACGTCGTCATCGCGTGCGGCGTCGAGTCGATGAGCCGGGCACCGCTCGGCTCGAACGTCGGCAGCGCCTCCCGCGGCGGCGCCCTCATGCACGCGCGCTACCCGGAGGGGCTGGTCGGCCAGGGCGTCTCGGCCGAGCTGATCGCCGAACGCTGGGACATCTCCCGCGCCGAGTTGGACGCCTTCGCGGCGACCTCCCACCAGCGAGCGGCGGAGGCGGCGGCGCACGGTGCGTTCGACGGCGAGCTCGTCCCCGTCCCGACCCCCGACAGCGGCAGCGTCGTCGCCGACGAGACGATCCGGCCCGGGACGACCGCGGAGAGGCTCGCGACCCTCCCGCCCGCGTTCCGCACGGAGGAGCTCGCCGCGCGCTTCCCGCAGCTCGACTGGCGCATCACCGCGGGAAACTCGTCGCCGCTGACCGACGGAGCGTCTGCGGCCCTCATCATGAGTCAGGAGGCTGCTGCGCGACTCGGTCTGCGCCCGCGGGCGCGCTTCCACTCGTTCGCGGTGGCGGGCAGCGACCCGCTGTTCATGCTCACCGGCATCCTCCCGGCCACTCGCACGCTGCTGAGCCGCAGCGGGGTGCGCCTCGACGAGATCGACGCGTACGAGGTCAACGAAGCCTTCGCCTCCGTTCCCTTGCTCTGGCAGCGCGAGTTCGACGCCGATCCGGCGCGTCTGAACCCGCGGGGCGGCGCGATCGCGCTCGGCCACCCGCTCGGCGCCTCCGGCACGCGGCTGCTCGCCACCCTCCTGAACGAGCTGGAGGCGAGCGGCGGCAGGTTTGGGCTGCAGACCATGTGCGAGGGCGGCGGGACCGCCAACGCCACCCTGATCGAAGTGCTGCGCTGA
- a CDS encoding RNA polymerase sigma factor, whose protein sequence is MNNAGTDEADTWSRARDGDPEAFTSLFDTHRDRVFGHALRLVRQPHDAEDVTAMVFLEAWRRRDAVRVVDGSIIAWLLVTANNTVHNLERSRRRHREALARMPEPAHQPDHADGVAEDLDTRERDRRVRDAFGTLSTADQNVITLCVLEELPLADAARTLGVPVGTVKSRLSRAKRRLGDLALELLADPAQSVLEGGAE, encoded by the coding sequence ATGAACAACGCTGGAACGGACGAGGCCGACACCTGGTCCCGTGCACGCGACGGGGATCCGGAGGCGTTCACGTCGCTCTTCGACACGCATCGCGATCGCGTCTTCGGCCACGCGCTGCGTCTCGTGCGGCAGCCACATGACGCCGAGGACGTCACCGCCATGGTGTTCCTCGAGGCCTGGCGGCGGCGCGACGCCGTCCGGGTGGTCGACGGGTCGATCATCGCGTGGCTCCTCGTCACGGCGAACAACACCGTCCACAATCTCGAGCGCAGCCGTCGGCGGCACCGCGAGGCCCTCGCCCGCATGCCCGAGCCCGCACACCAGCCCGATCACGCCGACGGCGTCGCCGAGGACCTCGACACCCGCGAGCGTGACCGCCGCGTGCGCGACGCGTTCGGAACGCTCTCCACCGCCGACCAGAACGTGATCACGCTCTGCGTCCTCGAAGAACTACCGCTCGCCGACGCCGCCCGCACCCTCGGCGTCCCCGTCGGGACCGTGAAGTCCCGTCTCTCCCGCGCGAAGCGTCGCCTCGGCGACCTCGCCCTCGAACTCCTGGCCGATCCGGCCCAGTCCGTCCTCGAAGGAGGTGCAGAATGA
- a CDS encoding MMPL family transporter: MPQSAPVQPSPARPTRSAARPPRWLRVVLPTVLLLVWLVLAGLGGPTFGKLSGVSSNDQAAFLPASAESTEVQAWQEKFTDSEAIPAIVVIRSDEKIPTADLRQYAAIGAKLGAVDGVQKPQSGQTTSVAGPIPSEDGLAVEFIVPIADSNSVKSVVADLRSTLADSIPSGTTGWVTGPAGLTADLVNAFGGIDGILLLVAVAAVFVILLLVYRALLLPFLVLLTSVFALCAAILVVYLFALWGWIKLSGQSQGILSILVIGAATDYSLLLVARSREALEQMDSRWTAILRAWKAAFEPIVASGVTVILALLCLLFSDLNSNKSLGPIAAIGIVFSLLSALTLLPTLLAVFGRASFWPFRPKVVGEHDRRHEHEAGQRVAGLEGVRGVWLRVGRVIARRPRVTWIVAFVLLAACALGLTQLKANGVSQTDVVLSQSDAADGQKVLAEHFDAGSGSPVLIVTTEADADAVLAAAKSTDGIATATLYAGNTRPSTTGQAAEPIVKDGRVLVQATLADEPDSAAAEQVVRTLRSTLPAEDPDVLVGGVTAIALDTNDTAQNDLVKIIPIVLGVILLILMLLLRSILAPVLLIGSVVLSYAAALGVSALVFDHVFGFPGADASVPLFGFVFLVALGVDYNIFLMTRVREESLRIGTRPGILRGLGMTGSVITSAGIVLAATFAALAVIPILFLVQIAFIVAFGVLLDTVIVRSLLVPAVSYDIGRAIWWPSRLWKRTMHSERAESID, from the coding sequence GTGCCGCAATCCGCACCGGTCCAGCCCAGCCCGGCCCGACCCACCCGGTCGGCGGCGCGCCCGCCGCGCTGGCTGCGCGTGGTGCTGCCCACGGTCCTCCTCCTGGTCTGGCTCGTGCTCGCCGGTCTCGGTGGTCCCACGTTCGGCAAGCTCTCCGGCGTCTCGAGCAATGATCAGGCGGCCTTCCTCCCGGCCAGCGCGGAGTCCACCGAGGTGCAGGCGTGGCAGGAGAAGTTCACCGACTCCGAGGCGATCCCGGCGATCGTCGTCATCCGCTCCGACGAGAAGATCCCCACCGCGGACCTCCGTCAGTACGCCGCGATCGGGGCGAAGCTCGGAGCGGTCGACGGCGTGCAGAAGCCGCAGAGCGGTCAGACGACGAGCGTCGCGGGCCCGATCCCGTCGGAGGACGGCCTGGCGGTCGAGTTCATCGTCCCGATCGCCGACTCGAACTCCGTCAAGTCCGTCGTCGCCGACCTGCGCTCGACCCTGGCGGATTCCATCCCCAGCGGCACCACAGGGTGGGTCACCGGACCCGCGGGTTTGACGGCCGACCTGGTGAACGCGTTCGGCGGGATCGACGGCATCCTCCTGCTGGTCGCGGTCGCGGCGGTCTTCGTCATCCTGCTGCTGGTCTACCGCGCGCTGCTGCTGCCCTTCCTGGTGCTGCTCACATCGGTGTTCGCGCTGTGCGCCGCCATCCTCGTCGTCTACCTCTTCGCCCTGTGGGGATGGATCAAGCTCAGCGGTCAGAGCCAGGGCATCCTGTCCATCCTCGTCATCGGCGCAGCCACCGACTACTCGCTGCTCCTCGTCGCTCGCTCTCGCGAGGCGCTCGAGCAGATGGACTCCCGCTGGACCGCGATCCTCCGCGCTTGGAAGGCGGCGTTCGAGCCAATCGTGGCCTCCGGGGTGACGGTGATCCTCGCCCTCCTGTGCCTGCTGTTCTCCGACCTCAACTCGAACAAGAGCCTCGGCCCGATCGCCGCGATCGGCATCGTCTTCTCCTTGCTCTCTGCGCTCACACTGCTGCCGACGCTGCTCGCCGTCTTCGGCCGCGCATCGTTCTGGCCGTTCCGGCCGAAGGTCGTCGGCGAGCACGACCGGCGGCACGAGCACGAGGCCGGGCAGCGCGTCGCCGGTCTCGAGGGTGTCCGCGGGGTGTGGCTGCGCGTCGGCCGCGTGATCGCCCGCCGTCCACGGGTCACCTGGATCGTGGCGTTCGTGCTGCTCGCCGCGTGCGCGCTCGGGTTGACGCAGCTCAAGGCCAACGGCGTCTCGCAGACGGACGTGGTGCTCTCGCAGTCCGACGCCGCCGACGGCCAGAAGGTGCTGGCCGAGCATTTCGACGCCGGCTCCGGCTCGCCCGTGCTGATCGTGACGACGGAGGCCGACGCCGACGCCGTGCTCGCCGCGGCGAAGAGCACCGACGGCATCGCCACGGCAACGCTCTACGCGGGGAACACGCGCCCCTCCACGACGGGGCAGGCGGCGGAGCCGATCGTGAAGGACGGTCGCGTGCTGGTGCAGGCGACCCTCGCCGACGAGCCGGACTCGGCGGCGGCCGAACAGGTCGTGCGCACGCTGCGCTCGACGCTGCCCGCAGAGGATCCGGACGTGCTCGTCGGCGGGGTCACGGCCATCGCGCTGGACACCAACGACACCGCGCAGAACGACCTCGTCAAGATCATCCCCATCGTCCTCGGCGTCATCCTCCTCATCCTCATGCTCCTGCTGCGGTCGATCCTCGCTCCCGTGCTGCTCATCGGCAGCGTGGTGCTGTCGTACGCCGCGGCGCTCGGCGTCTCGGCGCTCGTGTTCGACCACGTCTTCGGCTTCCCCGGCGCGGATGCGTCCGTGCCGCTGTTCGGGTTCGTGTTCCTCGTGGCGCTCGGGGTCGACTACAACATCTTCCTGATGACACGGGTGCGGGAGGAGTCCCTGCGGATCGGGACGAGGCCGGGCATCCTGCGCGGGCTCGGGATGACGGGCAGCGTCATCACGTCGGCAGGCATCGTGCTGGCGGCGACCTTCGCAGCGCTCGCGGTCATCCCCATCCTGTTCCTGGTGCAGATCGCTTTCATCGTCGCGTTCGGCGTGCTGCTGGACACGGTGATCGTGCGATCGCTGCTCGTGCCGGCCGTGTCGTACGACATCGGCCGGGCGATCTGGTGGCCGTCGCGGCTCTGGAAGCGCACGATGCACAGCGAACGGGCCGAATCCATCGACTGA
- a CDS encoding D-alanyl-D-alanine carboxypeptidase/D-alanyl-D-alanine-endopeptidase, producing the protein MHESDLPDSGVPADTESDPSIPSIPSTASTAEHATRAERRTAEREAATGATPVARARGGVAAGVAAATAGIMSTIRKHPTAWIAAGGTAALIVLGTGSVALGATVGSPAAAAVAPSPSASATKTPTPTPTPTVDPARPVPAAAPAASRIRTCSVAGLAQDGRLGNLEAQVVNAKTGEVLFDRNGGTPGPTASVLKTITSAAALATLGPDYRVSTTVVAGSTPGQIVIVGGGDVTLSRLPGGQGAFYTGAPSIQDLADQAKQAMGGQPITSIVVDTSLFGGPVWQPSWDENEERVVEGSTPYMTALMVDGDRDNPGAVESPRSTDPVGRALQYFQQYLGTSVPVTQGTAPAGARQLAAVQSQPVTTLIQQAMKYSDNTIMEELARLVAIKTGAGNTFDAENAGVLAGLKGYGIDTAGLHIADGSGLSADNAVPPSYMTRLFVKVLNRENGLGVIYDGLPVSGQSGTLGSGYNRFTGANAVARGAVHAKTGWIDNGYTLSGIVDAADGTQLTFAVYALGNVSDNAKQAIDTLVTGFYKCGDNLSNT; encoded by the coding sequence ATGCACGAATCGGACCTGCCCGACTCCGGTGTGCCCGCCGACACCGAGTCCGACCCGTCGATCCCGTCGATCCCGTCGACAGCCTCCACCGCAGAGCATGCCACCCGTGCCGAACGGCGCACGGCCGAACGCGAGGCCGCGACCGGTGCCACACCCGTCGCGCGAGCCCGCGGCGGTGTCGCGGCCGGCGTTGCCGCAGCCACGGCGGGCATCATGTCCACGATCCGCAAGCACCCGACGGCCTGGATCGCGGCCGGAGGCACGGCCGCCCTGATCGTGCTCGGCACCGGAAGCGTCGCCCTCGGCGCGACGGTCGGCTCGCCCGCGGCTGCCGCGGTCGCCCCCAGCCCGTCCGCCTCCGCAACGAAGACCCCCACTCCCACTCCGACGCCCACGGTGGACCCCGCGCGTCCCGTGCCGGCCGCCGCGCCCGCCGCGAGCCGCATCCGCACCTGCTCCGTCGCCGGGCTCGCGCAGGACGGCCGTCTCGGCAACCTGGAGGCGCAGGTCGTCAACGCCAAGACGGGCGAAGTGCTCTTCGATCGCAACGGCGGCACCCCCGGCCCCACGGCCTCCGTGCTCAAGACCATCACGTCCGCTGCGGCGCTCGCGACGCTCGGCCCCGACTACCGCGTCTCGACCACCGTGGTCGCGGGGAGCACTCCCGGTCAGATCGTGATCGTCGGCGGCGGGGACGTCACGCTGTCCCGCCTTCCGGGCGGCCAGGGCGCCTTCTACACGGGGGCGCCGTCCATCCAGGATCTGGCCGACCAGGCGAAGCAGGCGATGGGCGGCCAGCCGATCACATCGATCGTGGTCGACACCTCGCTGTTCGGCGGCCCGGTGTGGCAGCCCAGCTGGGATGAGAACGAGGAGCGCGTCGTCGAGGGCTCCACCCCGTACATGACGGCCCTCATGGTCGACGGCGACCGCGACAATCCGGGCGCCGTGGAGTCGCCGCGCAGCACCGACCCGGTCGGCCGCGCCCTGCAGTACTTCCAGCAGTACCTGGGCACGAGCGTCCCGGTCACCCAGGGCACCGCCCCGGCGGGAGCCCGGCAGCTCGCCGCGGTGCAGTCCCAGCCCGTGACGACACTCATCCAGCAGGCGATGAAGTACTCGGACAACACCATCATGGAGGAGCTCGCTCGCCTGGTCGCCATCAAGACCGGCGCCGGCAACACGTTCGACGCCGAGAACGCGGGCGTGCTGGCCGGCCTCAAAGGCTACGGCATCGACACAGCCGGACTCCACATCGCCGACGGCTCCGGCCTCAGCGCCGACAACGCGGTGCCGCCGTCGTACATGACGCGCCTCTTCGTCAAGGTGCTGAACCGCGAGAACGGTCTCGGCGTGATCTACGACGGCCTGCCGGTCTCCGGCCAGTCGGGCACGCTCGGCTCCGGCTACAACCGCTTCACAGGTGCGAACGCGGTCGCCCGGGGCGCGGTGCACGCCAAGACGGGCTGGATCGACAACGGCTACACGCTGTCCGGCATCGTGGACGCGGCCGACGGCACGCAGCTCACCTTCGCCGTGTATGCGCTCGGCAATGTGAGCGACAATGCCAAGCAGGCGATCGACACGCTCGTCACCGGCTTCTACAAGTGCGGCGACAACCTGTCGAACACCTGA
- a CDS encoding 3-hydroxyacyl-CoA dehydrogenase — protein sequence MLIDGCSALVTGGASGLGNATARALTDAGAHVVLLDLPSSQGEKAATALGPTARFVPGDVTDGDQVQAAVDTAAALAPLRVVVNCAGIATAARMLGRDGVLPLEDFERVVRVNLVGTFNVIRLAAAAMVATDPVEGGYGPERGVIVNTASVAAFDGQIGQPAYAASKGGVAAMTLPLARELARSLVRVVTIAPGIFETPMMAGLPQAAQDSLAAQVPHPSRLGKPAEYAALVRHIVENAMLNGETIRLDGAIRMQPK from the coding sequence ATGCTGATCGACGGATGCTCGGCCCTCGTCACCGGAGGAGCCAGCGGTCTCGGCAACGCCACGGCTCGCGCCCTCACCGACGCCGGAGCCCACGTCGTGCTCCTCGACCTGCCGAGCTCGCAGGGCGAGAAGGCGGCCACGGCGCTCGGCCCCACCGCCCGGTTCGTGCCCGGCGACGTCACCGATGGCGATCAGGTGCAGGCCGCCGTCGACACCGCCGCCGCCCTCGCGCCGCTCCGCGTCGTGGTGAACTGCGCGGGCATCGCGACGGCGGCACGGATGCTCGGCCGTGACGGCGTGCTCCCGCTGGAGGACTTCGAGCGCGTCGTCCGTGTCAACCTCGTGGGCACGTTCAACGTCATCCGGCTCGCCGCGGCCGCCATGGTCGCCACCGATCCCGTCGAGGGCGGGTACGGTCCGGAGCGCGGCGTGATCGTCAACACCGCGTCGGTCGCGGCCTTCGACGGGCAGATCGGTCAGCCGGCGTACGCGGCGTCGAAGGGCGGTGTCGCCGCGATGACTCTGCCACTGGCACGGGAGCTCGCCCGCAGCCTGGTCCGGGTCGTCACCATCGCGCCCGGCATCTTCGAGACGCCGATGATGGCCGGACTGCCGCAGGCGGCGCAGGACTCCCTCGCCGCGCAGGTCCCGCATCCGTCCCGGCTCGGCAAACCGGCCGAGTACGCAGCGCTGGTGCGGCACATCGTCGAGAACGCGATGCTCAACGGCGAGACGATCCGGCTCGACGGCGCGATCCGGATGCAGCCGAAGTAG